A stretch of the Kushneria konosiri genome encodes the following:
- a CDS encoding DMT family transporter, whose protein sequence is MPLRDFYLVLAVILIWAFNNIMIKLGLGEMPPLLMTTLRFALVAVLIVPFTRITRVQLPLVLKLAASFGLMHFGFLFIGLNYAEAGTGALLVQLGTPFATILAAIFLKERLRLKPVIGMLVSFSGVVVLAGGPTLPGPLALTLLLLSALGWAITNLLVKTGPEIEPLTMAGWLSMFAIPLVGMGSLLFEQHQWMAMTEAGWRGWGAVVYSAVMSSILAYGLWNTLLRRHSVSRLIPLSLLTPLVVVLLGILMLGESLAVSKLIGGALVVGGIAIINVKRPRKAPHEAVLDDDAPLPSSKK, encoded by the coding sequence GTGCCGCTTCGCGATTTCTATCTGGTGCTGGCCGTCATTTTGATCTGGGCGTTCAACAACATCATGATCAAGCTCGGCCTTGGTGAGATGCCGCCGCTTTTGATGACCACCCTGCGTTTTGCCCTGGTGGCAGTGCTGATCGTACCCTTTACCCGCATCACGCGCGTGCAGCTGCCGCTGGTGCTCAAGCTCGCCGCCAGCTTCGGCCTGATGCATTTCGGTTTTTTGTTCATCGGGCTCAATTACGCCGAAGCCGGTACCGGGGCACTGCTGGTCCAGCTGGGCACACCCTTTGCGACCATTCTGGCCGCCATCTTTTTGAAGGAGCGTCTGCGGCTGAAGCCGGTCATCGGCATGCTGGTCTCCTTTTCAGGTGTGGTGGTGCTGGCCGGCGGCCCCACCCTGCCCGGCCCGCTGGCGCTGACACTTCTGCTGTTGAGTGCGCTGGGCTGGGCGATTACCAATCTGCTGGTCAAGACCGGCCCGGAGATTGAGCCGCTGACCATGGCCGGCTGGCTGTCGATGTTTGCCATCCCGCTGGTCGGCATGGGCTCGCTGCTGTTTGAACAGCATCAGTGGATGGCGATGACCGAGGCGGGCTGGCGGGGCTGGGGCGCGGTGGTCTACAGCGCCGTGATGTCCTCGATTCTCGCCTACGGCCTTTGGAACACCCTGCTGCGGCGACACTCGGTGTCACGTCTCATCCCGTTGTCGCTTCTCACTCCGCTGGTGGTGGTTCTGCTGGGCATCCTGATGCTGGGTGAGAGCCTGGCGGTCAGCAAGCTGATCGGGGGCGCCCTGGTGGTGGGAGGGATCGCCATCATCAATGTCAAGCGGCCCAGAAAAGCGCCTCATGAGGCTGTCCTCGATGATGATGCCCCGCTGCCTTCATCGAAGAAGTGA